One Lentibacillus cibarius DNA window includes the following coding sequences:
- a CDS encoding TetR/AcrR family transcriptional regulator — MTKPNKWDSILSAANEVFLTYGYEKTKMQEIAVKAAVGKGTIYEYVDSKEDLFVQMIKTNVSYVSNILMETIEASHSIEAFFEQLLDKVLFILNKHCEKLSFVINEDLSRVSNQLQEWMVANQEKDMNRLTDMLQLFMDRGEIRNVKPEVAAWLIQDIFRLGFYFRIFRKQTNIEELMRAEIDILLKGLK; from the coding sequence ATGACGAAGCCCAATAAATGGGATTCCATTCTGTCGGCGGCTAATGAAGTGTTTCTTACGTATGGGTATGAAAAGACGAAAATGCAGGAAATTGCCGTTAAAGCCGCCGTCGGAAAAGGAACCATCTATGAATATGTTGACAGTAAAGAAGACTTATTTGTACAAATGATCAAGACGAACGTATCGTATGTATCCAATATCTTGATGGAAACCATTGAAGCGTCCCATTCGATTGAAGCGTTTTTCGAACAACTGCTGGATAAGGTGTTGTTTATACTGAATAAGCATTGTGAAAAGCTGTCATTCGTCATAAATGAAGACCTGTCAAGAGTTTCCAATCAATTACAAGAATGGATGGTCGCGAATCAAGAAAAAGATATGAATCGGCTCACCGATATGCTGCAGCTGTTTATGGACCGGGGTGAAATCCGAAACGTAAAACCGGAAGTCGCAGCATGGCTCATTCAAGACATATTCCGACTCGGATTTTACTTCCGGATCTTCCGAAAACAAACCAACATCGAAGAACTCATGCGCGCCGAAATCGACATCCTCTTAAAAGGGTTGAAGTAG
- a CDS encoding efflux RND transporter periplasmic adaptor subunit, which produces MNKRTRLAGLLSIIAFTGIITGCNDSEGATDDQQETKTPVEVAEVSFGSLSDENKVTGTIIPEKEVNAIAKAPGELTKVMVEKGDIVKRGDTLAQIDATDERNALEQNQSKLKQAQIGLENAIAGKQKAQKNLQQSKASLRQAEASLDEAKEKQQNNEDNIEMDIENAKTALDQAKKNKERMEALFDDGLISKKDFEDADKALKDAQNAYDKVKLNKEQATSDVALASLEASVDQAEIGVDLAKSSIREADIGVEKARSSVEQAQLSVDSAKEKLQDKTIKAPISGEISVVNNEQGEMASNQEPFATIVSMDTVKLEVQVSPAQLDVLKKGDSAEIAVAGIDKNVTGTIAYVASTSSDAGLFTVEAEIDNDDHSLRPGMVATLVTDEVLVDKSLLVPSNAVVQVEGKSVVFLAVDGEAVQKEVDIVRQGTESTAVKGDIEKGDQVVTSGQSLLEDGNSVKIMEED; this is translated from the coding sequence ATGAATAAAAGGACCAGATTAGCAGGGCTTTTGTCCATTATTGCCTTCACCGGTATCATCACGGGATGCAATGATTCGGAAGGCGCAACGGATGATCAGCAGGAAACAAAAACACCTGTGGAAGTTGCGGAGGTGTCTTTCGGTTCGTTAAGTGACGAGAACAAAGTAACAGGGACCATTATTCCTGAAAAAGAAGTCAACGCAATCGCTAAAGCACCAGGTGAATTAACGAAGGTCATGGTGGAAAAAGGCGATATCGTCAAACGTGGTGATACCTTGGCCCAAATCGATGCGACCGATGAACGCAATGCGCTCGAACAGAATCAATCGAAATTAAAGCAAGCGCAGATCGGTCTGGAGAATGCGATTGCCGGGAAACAAAAAGCACAAAAAAACCTTCAGCAGTCTAAAGCTTCCCTGCGTCAAGCGGAGGCTTCTTTGGACGAGGCGAAGGAAAAACAGCAAAATAATGAAGACAATATTGAAATGGATATAGAAAATGCAAAGACAGCCTTGGATCAGGCTAAGAAAAACAAAGAGCGGATGGAAGCTCTATTTGATGATGGGCTCATTTCCAAAAAGGATTTTGAGGATGCCGATAAAGCATTGAAAGATGCCCAGAACGCATATGATAAAGTCAAGCTAAATAAGGAACAGGCAACCAGTGATGTTGCACTCGCGTCATTAGAGGCCTCTGTCGATCAGGCGGAAATTGGCGTTGACCTTGCCAAATCATCCATTCGCGAGGCGGATATTGGTGTTGAAAAAGCGCGGTCTTCCGTTGAGCAAGCCCAACTATCTGTAGATTCGGCTAAAGAAAAGCTACAGGATAAAACCATTAAAGCCCCTATAAGCGGGGAGATTAGCGTGGTGAACAATGAACAAGGGGAAATGGCGTCAAACCAGGAACCTTTTGCGACCATTGTTTCGATGGACACCGTGAAGCTTGAGGTGCAAGTATCACCAGCACAGTTAGACGTGTTGAAGAAAGGCGATAGTGCTGAAATAGCGGTTGCCGGAATAGACAAAAACGTGACCGGAACCATTGCTTATGTAGCTTCAACAAGTTCAGATGCAGGGTTGTTTACCGTTGAAGCCGAAATCGACAACGACGACCATTCCCTCCGTCCAGGTATGGTTGCGACCTTGGTTACCGATGAAGTATTAGTGGATAAGAGTCTTTTAGTGCCATCTAACGCTGTGGTTCAAGTGGAAGGAAAATCCGTTGTGTTCCTCGCAGTTGATGGTGAGGCAGTTCAAAAAGAAGTAGACATTGTCCGTCAAGGCACTGAATCCACAGCTGTCAAAGGTGATATAGAAAAAGGTGATCAAGTCGTCACAAGTGGGCAAAGCCTCCTCGAAGATGGAAATTCTGTGAAAATAATGGAGGAGGATTAA
- a CDS encoding efflux RND transporter permease subunit: MKLVRGSIKRPVGVVMVVIAALLLGSISLRGLAVELFPKMDLPVAVVATSYDGAAPQEMEELVSKPIESSVSGIEGIDTVQSVSQPSSSLVIMQFDFGRDIDNALNDVREKIDRVSGSLPEDANSPTVMRLDPNSTPIMWASLTGDDLSEMQDVAEDEIQPELERVIGIASADIQGGVEREVRVALDQGKLANYGITPSQVSQALSAGNHSISAGTVLKGNKDVQLRIDGEYTSVDDIRNTLVDLNNGDTVRIADVADVRDTFKDQSSVTQVNGKDAMIFSITKQSDGNTVDAAQGVQEKIDNLNSKLKERDLELTTVIDTSTFITDSMKSVIQNMIVGAVMAAIVLLLFLRSVRATLVVGISMPIAVISTFSLMYFTGETLNILSMGGLALGIGMMVDSSIVILENIFKKRQEGLSTEDAAIEGGSELSSAVIASTITSVVVFLPVVFIDGIAAQLFKPLALTVVFALSASLIAALTLIPMLSSKLLAKVNVSFDGEDNKGIVNWLLNKLIAVYEKVLAKALRLRKTVVFLVGLLLVGSLALVPAIGVELQPSTDSGQAQIEVTLDNGTKLDETQATVKDIKAKLKNYDDIIKTSFVMVGGGGTPGVGGSSTNTASFMIELIDSGKRDITTDTFISKVDQDLGDIPGAEITVSASSAGMGTGSPIQVNLSGDDLDVLRDLSQQIVWMLEDTEGTMNVDSSASEGNPEVQIDVDRDVASRYGLSYQQVMNEVNLAFKGQVATKYKEDGSEYDVTVALPEKNRETIRDLETLVIKNAQGVDVPLTAVADLKQTQGPSEINRKDEQRQVKITSDVTGRDLGSVSQEIQGKLDQMNLPDGYDTSMGGETEQVTESFTQLGLAFVLSIVLVYMVMAFQFESFTYPFIIMFSLPTMVIGIILGLFVTNIPLSITALIGLIMLAGIVVNNGIILVDYINILRRKGIDRIEAIIEAGKSRMRPILMTTLTTALAMVPLALAIGEGAETQQPMAVVVIFGLLSSTIFTLVFVPVMYVIIDNISNTMKRLVTRNKSEELE, from the coding sequence TTGAAACTTGTTAGAGGTTCGATTAAACGTCCGGTCGGCGTTGTCATGGTTGTTATAGCGGCCCTGCTATTAGGAAGTATTTCATTAAGGGGATTGGCTGTTGAACTATTCCCGAAAATGGACTTACCTGTTGCTGTCGTAGCGACCAGTTATGATGGTGCTGCACCGCAAGAAATGGAGGAATTGGTTAGTAAGCCCATTGAATCATCCGTCAGTGGCATTGAAGGGATTGATACCGTTCAATCCGTCTCCCAGCCTTCTTCCTCTTTAGTCATTATGCAATTTGATTTCGGCAGGGATATCGATAATGCATTAAATGATGTTCGGGAAAAAATCGACCGAGTATCAGGGTCACTTCCGGAAGATGCGAATTCCCCGACTGTGATGCGGCTGGATCCGAATAGTACGCCGATTATGTGGGCTAGTTTAACCGGGGACGATTTAAGTGAAATGCAAGATGTCGCTGAAGATGAAATTCAGCCGGAACTCGAACGCGTAATCGGTATTGCATCGGCTGACATTCAAGGTGGTGTCGAAAGGGAAGTTCGCGTCGCCCTAGACCAAGGGAAGTTAGCTAATTATGGTATAACGCCTTCCCAAGTCAGTCAGGCATTAAGCGCAGGCAACCATTCCATATCAGCAGGTACCGTCCTTAAAGGGAACAAAGACGTTCAATTACGGATTGACGGTGAGTATACGTCGGTGGATGATATCCGAAACACACTGGTTGACTTGAATAATGGTGACACGGTTCGAATTGCCGACGTAGCTGATGTGAGGGACACGTTCAAGGACCAAAGTAGCGTGACGCAAGTAAATGGTAAAGATGCCATGATCTTTTCAATCACGAAACAATCCGATGGCAATACGGTGGATGCCGCCCAAGGGGTTCAAGAAAAAATTGATAACTTGAATTCAAAACTAAAAGAACGCGATTTGGAACTGACGACAGTCATCGATACATCGACATTTATTACAGATTCCATGAAATCCGTTATTCAAAACATGATTGTCGGTGCTGTCATGGCAGCCATTGTCTTACTTCTGTTTTTACGAAGCGTTCGAGCGACCTTAGTTGTTGGAATCTCGATGCCGATTGCTGTTATTTCCACCTTTAGCCTCATGTACTTTACAGGGGAAACACTGAACATTTTATCCATGGGTGGTTTAGCGTTAGGTATCGGTATGATGGTGGACAGTTCCATCGTTATTTTGGAGAATATCTTTAAAAAACGGCAAGAAGGCTTATCGACCGAAGATGCTGCTATTGAAGGTGGTTCTGAGTTATCATCAGCAGTTATTGCGTCGACGATCACGTCTGTGGTCGTGTTTTTACCGGTTGTGTTTATCGATGGTATTGCGGCACAACTGTTTAAACCACTGGCCTTAACGGTTGTTTTTGCACTATCTGCTTCCTTGATCGCAGCACTTACTTTAATCCCGATGTTGTCTTCTAAATTATTGGCTAAAGTGAATGTATCATTTGATGGAGAAGATAATAAGGGTATCGTTAATTGGCTTTTGAATAAATTAATTGCTGTTTATGAAAAGGTATTGGCTAAGGCACTAAGATTACGGAAAACAGTCGTATTCCTTGTCGGCCTGTTGTTAGTTGGGTCGCTTGCTTTAGTTCCGGCGATAGGCGTTGAGTTGCAGCCAAGTACGGATAGCGGCCAAGCCCAAATTGAAGTAACCTTGGATAACGGTACGAAACTTGACGAAACACAGGCGACAGTCAAAGATATCAAAGCCAAGCTAAAAAACTATGACGATATTATTAAAACAAGCTTTGTCATGGTAGGTGGTGGTGGAACGCCGGGCGTAGGAGGCTCCAGCACCAATACAGCAAGCTTTATGATTGAATTAATCGATTCAGGAAAACGGGATATCACAACAGATACATTTATTTCTAAAGTGGATCAGGATCTTGGCGATATTCCAGGCGCAGAGATTACCGTTTCGGCAAGTAGTGCTGGTATGGGCACGGGCTCCCCAATACAGGTTAATTTATCCGGTGATGATCTTGACGTGTTGAGAGACTTATCGCAACAAATTGTATGGATGCTGGAAGACACAGAAGGAACGATGAATGTGGATAGTTCGGCATCAGAGGGAAATCCGGAAGTTCAGATTGACGTAGACCGGGATGTAGCCAGCCGATATGGTCTTTCTTACCAGCAAGTCATGAATGAAGTTAACCTGGCTTTCAAAGGACAAGTAGCAACCAAATACAAAGAAGATGGCAGTGAGTACGATGTCACGGTTGCCCTTCCTGAAAAGAATAGGGAAACCATTCGTGATTTAGAAACATTAGTAATCAAAAATGCTCAGGGCGTTGATGTGCCGTTGACGGCAGTCGCTGATTTGAAGCAGACACAAGGTCCAAGTGAAATTAACCGTAAAGACGAACAACGTCAAGTGAAGATCACAAGTGACGTAACAGGTCGAGACTTAGGCAGTGTATCACAGGAAATTCAAGGCAAGCTGGACCAAATGAATTTACCTGACGGCTATGACACTAGTATGGGCGGAGAGACGGAACAGGTTACCGAGTCATTCACCCAGCTCGGTTTGGCATTTGTCCTGTCCATTGTCTTAGTTTACATGGTAATGGCCTTTCAGTTTGAGTCGTTTACCTATCCGTTTATTATCATGTTCTCCTTGCCGACCATGGTCATTGGTATTATTTTAGGACTATTTGTCACGAATATACCATTGAGTATTACGGCACTGATTGGTTTGATCATGCTCGCAGGTATTGTCGTCAATAACGGAATTATTCTCGTTGACTATATCAATATTCTGCGTCGCAAGGGAATCGACCGTATCGAGGCTATTATTGAAGCAGGGAAAAGTCGTATGCGCCCAATTCTCATGACAACCTTGACGACAGCGCTTGCCATGGTGCCGCTTGCGTTAGCTATCGGGGAAGGAGCAGAAACCCAGCAACCAATGGCTGTAGTCGTCATCTTTGGCTTGTTATCATCAACTATCTTTACGCTGGTTTTTGTACCGGTTATGTACGTGATTATTGATAACATCTCCAATACAATGAAGCGGTTAGTGACACGTAATAAGTCCGAGGAATTGGAATAG